A segment of the Aridibaculum aurantiacum genome:
ACCTATACGGCTTGGGATAGACCTTGTTCTGCAGTCGGCTACGAAATATATAAGCGGCCATAGCGATGTAGTTGCTGGTGTCTTATCTGGTAGCAGGGCAGCTATAGAAAAGATATTCAATAGCGAGTATATGAATATCGGCAGCGGTATCCAGCCGTTCAATGCGTGGCTGCTACTGCGTGGACTTCGTACTTTACCCGCACGACTCGAAAGAGGAAGCCGCACCACAAAAGAAGTTTTAGCTTATCTAAAGCAGCATCCAAAAGTGGAGCAGGTATTTTTTCCCTTAGACGAAACCTTTGCTCAATATGAACTGGCGCAAAAACAACTAACAGGCGCATGTGGCTTGCTAACATTTGTTTTGAAAGCATCCAATGTAGAACAGGTAGAAACTTTTTGTAATAGCCTGCAGCATATATTGATGGCAGTAAGTTGGGGTGGTTATGAATCGCTGGTCATTCCTCGCTGTGCAGGCATACCTAAAGAAGAGTTTGATGCGGCTAATATTGAACATAGGATGATACGGCTTTACTTAGGGTTAGAGGATGCGGCTTACCTGGTTGCAGATTTAGAACAAGCATTTAATAAGCTGGATCAGTGATCTTTTATCCATTCATCACGTTCTTTAAATAGAGTATCTAATTCCAGTATTTTTGTTCATATGAGAATTTTTCTTTCAACCCTTCTATTGCTCATTACACTTGCCACCTCTGCCCAACAAAAATGGAGCATCCGCCAGTGTATAGAATATGCATCCAACAACAACATTACTGTAAAGCAGGCGCTGGCCCAGGCTAAACTCTCACAGGTATCTTACCAGCAGGCACGCATGAGCAGGTTGCCAACTTTGAATGGCAATATCAGCGCTAACTACCAGCATGGTCTCAACGAAAATCCTACTACCGGTACCCTTGAGAGTTCCGACTTCATAGCCGGGAATATTGGTTTGCAAACACAGTACAACATCTTTAACTGGGGTGCACGTAAGCACAATATTGCTGCCAATGAATTGTTCGCTAAGGCAGATGCAGTAGGTGTGGGCCGCGCTAAGAATGATATTTCTCTACTGGTGGCAAATGCTTTTTTGCAGGTAATGCTCCGCCGCGAACAAATAAGAGTAAATGAAGTACAACTGGAGCAAACAAGAGCTCAGTTATCAAACACACGAAAATTAGTAAACGCAGGTTCTCAGCCAGAACTGAATGCCATCCAGATTGAAGCGCAGTTGGTGAGGGACTCAGCTTTGTTACTGCAAACACGTGCTTTAGAAAAGCAGGCCCTGATCACCCTGCAGTCGTACCTGAACATTGATCTTGCTACGCCTTTCGATATAGAAGCGCCACCTGTGGAAACCATACCTGTTGAAAGCCTTGCAGCGCTTCAGCCCGAAGATGTATATGCAGTTGCTGTTACTACACAACCCGTACAACTAATGACCGGCATGCGCATCCAGGCGTCTGAGATGCAAGCGAAATCAGCACGAGCAAGTATGTATCCTACTATTACAGCTTTCGGTAGTTTGAACACTCGTTTTGTAGATGCTGGTGTGCCTACCCTTATTGGAATTCAGCCGAACCAGCCAACAGGCGCAGTGGTTGTAGACGGTTCTGGAAATACATATAATGTTTTAGCTCCTAAAGCTGTTTTTGAAACCAGGCCTATTGCTTTACATCGCCAGCTCAATACCAACTTTGGACAGGCTATAGGTTTGAGTCTCAACTTTCCCATCTTCAATCAATGGTCTACAAGGTCGCAATGGGAACGTGCTAAAGTAAACGTGCAGCAGGCCCAATTGCAGGACGAGCAGGAGAAACTTACGCTTAAATCAAATATCTACAGCGCTTACCAGGATGCCTTTGCTTCTTTGCAGATATACAATGCTTCTCTCAGGAATGTAGAAGCTTCTGAACGCGCTTTCAATATCTCACAAAAGCGGCTGGATGTTGGCTTGCTCGGAACGCTTGATTACCTCATCACGCAGGGCAACCTGAACCGTGCACGTATAGAAGCAGTAAGCAACCGCTACGACTATATCTTTAAACTGAAGGTTTTGGAATTTTATAAAGGCATGGGAGTACAACTATAACCGCCAACCCCTTAAATACATTAGCATGAACAAAAAATTATTATGGATAATCATTAGCCTGGTGGTAGTGATACTGCTATTGGTAGTATTAAAATCATCAGGAGTTATAGGAAAAAAAGAAGGAACGAAAGTAACGGCTGAAAAGGTGGTGACCCGAACCATCATAGAAACAGTAACAGCAAGTGGCAAAGTTTACCCAGAAGTAGAGGTGAAGGTAAGCCCGGATATTAGCGGTGAGATAACAGAACTGAATGTAGAGGAAGGCGATAGTGTACGACGAGGCCAGGTGCTTGCACGAATTTATGCCGACATATACAGCACGCAGCGCGACCAGGCTGCTGCAGGTGTGAATGCAC
Coding sequences within it:
- a CDS encoding trans-sulfuration enzyme family protein, with product MINMDLSYILTELGEEREQYFNAIAPPIVQTSNFAFKDVAEMRKAFTDEYATYLYSRGLNPTVDILRKKLAALDEAEDCLVFNSGAAAIFAAVLANVKAGDHIVSVRKPYSWAQRMFEVILPRFNVHHTYVDGTDMKNFEEAILPNTTVFYLESPNSWDYAMQDLQAVADLAKQHQIITICDNSYSTPLYQKPIRLGIDLVLQSATKYISGHSDVVAGVLSGSRAAIEKIFNSEYMNIGSGIQPFNAWLLLRGLRTLPARLERGSRTTKEVLAYLKQHPKVEQVFFPLDETFAQYELAQKQLTGACGLLTFVLKASNVEQVETFCNSLQHILMAVSWGGYESLVIPRCAGIPKEEFDAANIEHRMIRLYLGLEDAAYLVADLEQAFNKLDQ
- a CDS encoding TolC family protein → MRIFLSTLLLLITLATSAQQKWSIRQCIEYASNNNITVKQALAQAKLSQVSYQQARMSRLPTLNGNISANYQHGLNENPTTGTLESSDFIAGNIGLQTQYNIFNWGARKHNIAANELFAKADAVGVGRAKNDISLLVANAFLQVMLRREQIRVNEVQLEQTRAQLSNTRKLVNAGSQPELNAIQIEAQLVRDSALLLQTRALEKQALITLQSYLNIDLATPFDIEAPPVETIPVESLAALQPEDVYAVAVTTQPVQLMTGMRIQASEMQAKSARASMYPTITAFGSLNTRFVDAGVPTLIGIQPNQPTGAVVVDGSGNTYNVLAPKAVFETRPIALHRQLNTNFGQAIGLSLNFPIFNQWSTRSQWERAKVNVQQAQLQDEQEKLTLKSNIYSAYQDAFASLQIYNASLRNVEASERAFNISQKRLDVGLLGTLDYLITQGNLNRARIEAVSNRYDYIFKLKVLEFYKGMGVQL